Proteins from a genomic interval of Quercus lobata isolate SW786 chromosome 11, ValleyOak3.0 Primary Assembly, whole genome shotgun sequence:
- the LOC115969546 gene encoding uncharacterized protein LOC115969546 isoform X3, translated as MATGDSNSRKDIAWKYAYLADPNKKNDLTCNFCAKVAKGGAYRLKQHLAGGFTAISSCQNCPQPVKEEVRRYMLKKKREGKKPKENDAYSEELREKACVDIARWLYEAGIPLNAVNYDSFKVAIQFIGRYGIGTKPPSYDEVRVHSTEILGTSILDAGERSVKPDKLTEQPLSPKDARTVSANPSPDAVIEGPSRDVTKQQESTEAVNFHPLNANVSHEQNVSYGGNANNNGISDGHSQHAITGAIHVESQVICNGNPSAVFNSFNHFNPQMVYGQYSSVATPLPPLTNADNTGIWDGHSQHDEENDEGYKTCDDGPLLDDDGNANNTGIWDGHSQHAITEAMHVESQVICNGNPSAVFNSFNHFNPQMVYGQYSSVATPLPPLTNANNTGIWDGHSQHDEENDEGYKTCDDGPLLDDDGNANNTGIWDGHSQHAITEAMHVESQVICNA; from the exons ATGGCTACTGGAGActcaaattcaagaaaagataTTGCATGGAAGTATGCGTATCTAGCtgatccaaacaaaaaaaatgatctgACTTGCAATTTTTGTGCTAAAGTTGCAAAAGGAGGGGCTTATAGACTTAAGCAACACTTGGCTGGAGGTTTTACAGCTATTTCTAGTTGTCAAAATTGCCCTCAACCTGTGAAGGAAGAAGTTCGACGAtatatgttgaaaaaaaaaagggagggcaAAAAGCCAAAGGAGAATGATGCTTACAGCGAAGAGTTGAGAGAAAAGGCTTGTGTTGATATAGCAAGGTGGCTGTATGAAGCAGGAATTCCATTAAATGCTGTTAATTATGATAGTTTCAAAGTTGCAATTCAATTCATTGGACGATATGGAATTGGTACGAAGCCCCCAAGTTACGATGAAGTGAGAGTTCATAGTACTGAGATACTTGGCACATCAATTCTGGATGCAGGAGAGAGATCTGTTAAGCCAGATAAGCTGACAGAGCAA CCACTTTCACCCAAAGATGCAAGGACTGTTTCAGCGAATCCTTCTCCGGATGCAGTCATTGAAGGGCCGTCAAGGGATGTCACCAAACAACAAGAATCTACAGAAGCAGTTAATTTCCATCCACTCAATGCCAATGTTTCTCACGAGCAAAATGTATCATATGGTG GTAATGCTAATAACAACGGTATTTCGGATGGCCATTCTCAGCATGCTATTACTGGAGCCATACATGTTGAGTCACAG GTCATCTGCAATGGTAACCCATCTGCTGTATTTAATTCCTTTAATCACTTCAATCCTCAAATGGTATATGGACAATATTCTTCAGTTGCTACACCACTGCCGCCTTTAACTAATGCTGATAACACTGGTATTTGGGATGGCCATTCTCAGCATGATGAGGAAAATGATGAGGGCTACAAAACTTGTGATGATGGTCCCTTgcttgatgatgatg GTAATGCTAATAACACTGGTATTTGGGATGGCCATTCTCAGCATGCAATTACTGAAGCCATGCATGTTGAATCACAG GTCATCTGCAATGGTAACCCATCTGCTGTATTTAATTCCTTTAATCACTTCAATCCTCAAATGGTATATGGACAATATTCTTCAGTTGCTACACCACTGCCGCCTTTGACTAATGCTAATAACACTGGTATTTGGGATGGCCATTCTCAGCATGATGAGGAAAATGATGAGGGCTACAAAACTTGTGATGATGGTCCCTTgcttgatgatgatg GTAATGCTAATAACACTGGTATTTGGGATGGCCATTCTCAGCATGCAATTACTGAAGCCATGCATGTTGAATCACAG GTCATCTGCAATG CATGA
- the LOC115969546 gene encoding uncharacterized protein LOC115969546 isoform X1, translating into MATGDSNSRKDIAWKYAYLADPNKKNDLTCNFCAKVAKGGAYRLKQHLAGGFTAISSCQNCPQPVKEEVRRYMLKKKREGKKPKENDAYSEELREKACVDIARWLYEAGIPLNAVNYDSFKVAIQFIGRYGIGTKPPSYDEVRVHSTEILGTSILDAGERSVKPDKLTEQPLSPKDARTVSANPSPDAVIEGPSRDVTKQQESTEAVNFHPLNANVSHEQNVSYGGNANNNGISDGHSQHAITGAIHVESQVICNGNPSAVFNSFNHFNPQMVYGQYSSVATPLPPLTNADNTGIWDGHSQHDEENDEGYKTCDDGPLLDDDGNANNTGIWDGHSQHAITEAMHVESQVICNGNPSAVFNSFNHFNPQMVYGQYSSVATPLPPLTNANNTGIWDGHSQHDEENDEGYKTCDDGPLLDDDGNANNTGIWDGHSQHAITEAMHVESQVICNGNPSAVFNSFNHFNPQMVYGQYSSVATPLPPLTNANNTGIWDGHSQHDEENDEGYKTCDDGPLLDDDGDYVMLITLVFGMAILSMQLLKPCMLNHRSSTMITHLLYFIPVMTSILKWYMNNILQLLHHCQLCYDSDDLSRPLGKSFCYDSDDLSRPLENYRCIHPL; encoded by the exons ATGGCTACTGGAGActcaaattcaagaaaagataTTGCATGGAAGTATGCGTATCTAGCtgatccaaacaaaaaaaatgatctgACTTGCAATTTTTGTGCTAAAGTTGCAAAAGGAGGGGCTTATAGACTTAAGCAACACTTGGCTGGAGGTTTTACAGCTATTTCTAGTTGTCAAAATTGCCCTCAACCTGTGAAGGAAGAAGTTCGACGAtatatgttgaaaaaaaaaagggagggcaAAAAGCCAAAGGAGAATGATGCTTACAGCGAAGAGTTGAGAGAAAAGGCTTGTGTTGATATAGCAAGGTGGCTGTATGAAGCAGGAATTCCATTAAATGCTGTTAATTATGATAGTTTCAAAGTTGCAATTCAATTCATTGGACGATATGGAATTGGTACGAAGCCCCCAAGTTACGATGAAGTGAGAGTTCATAGTACTGAGATACTTGGCACATCAATTCTGGATGCAGGAGAGAGATCTGTTAAGCCAGATAAGCTGACAGAGCAA CCACTTTCACCCAAAGATGCAAGGACTGTTTCAGCGAATCCTTCTCCGGATGCAGTCATTGAAGGGCCGTCAAGGGATGTCACCAAACAACAAGAATCTACAGAAGCAGTTAATTTCCATCCACTCAATGCCAATGTTTCTCACGAGCAAAATGTATCATATGGTG GTAATGCTAATAACAACGGTATTTCGGATGGCCATTCTCAGCATGCTATTACTGGAGCCATACATGTTGAGTCACAG GTCATCTGCAATGGTAACCCATCTGCTGTATTTAATTCCTTTAATCACTTCAATCCTCAAATGGTATATGGACAATATTCTTCAGTTGCTACACCACTGCCGCCTTTAACTAATGCTGATAACACTGGTATTTGGGATGGCCATTCTCAGCATGATGAGGAAAATGATGAGGGCTACAAAACTTGTGATGATGGTCCCTTgcttgatgatgatg GTAATGCTAATAACACTGGTATTTGGGATGGCCATTCTCAGCATGCAATTACTGAAGCCATGCATGTTGAATCACAG GTCATCTGCAATGGTAACCCATCTGCTGTATTTAATTCCTTTAATCACTTCAATCCTCAAATGGTATATGGACAATATTCTTCAGTTGCTACACCACTGCCGCCTTTGACTAATGCTAATAACACTGGTATTTGGGATGGCCATTCTCAGCATGATGAGGAAAATGATGAGGGCTACAAAACTTGTGATGATGGTCCCTTgcttgatgatgatg GTAATGCTAATAACACTGGTATTTGGGATGGCCATTCTCAGCATGCAATTACTGAAGCCATGCATGTTGAATCACAG GTCATCTGCAATGGTAACCCATCTGCTGTATTTAATTCCTTTAATCACTTCAATCCTCAAATGGTATATGGACAATATTCTTCAGTTGCTACACCACTGCCACCTTTGACTAATGCTAATAACACTGGTATTTGGGATGGCCATTCTCAGCATGATGAGGAAAATGATGAGGGCTACAAAACTTGTGATGATGGTCCCTTgcttgatgatgatggtgattaT GTAATGCTAATAACACTGGTATTTGGGATGGCCATTCTCAGCATGCAATTACTGAAGCCATGCATGTTGAATCACAG GTCATCTACAATGATAACCCATCTGCTGTATTTCATTCCTGTTATGACTTCAATCCTCAAATGGTATATGAACAATATTCTTCAGTTGCTACACCACTGCCAACTTTGTTATGATTCAGACGACCTCAGCAGACCACTAGGAAAGTCATTTTGTTATGATTCAGACGACCTCAGCAGGCCACTAGAAAATTATCGTTGCATCCATCCTTTATAA
- the LOC115966332 gene encoding YTH domain-containing protein ECT3-like, whose amino-acid sequence MTWDVLDVSHMTVKSVVHVNASEQFCGVAEMVGPVDFEKDADYWQQDRWSGQFSVRWHIIKDVPNIRFRHILLESNDNKPVIHSRDSQEVALKEGIEMLKVFKDYDTRTSILDDFEFYDERERVLRERKARQIASSTADVSDSPADESVNQMSDSFAQALKLDERNNKEVPATEQGGSSRSDAPLSLSHDSVNQTSNSLSDSFSRVVRLEESNNEVLASEKGGGHKN is encoded by the exons ATGACATGGGATGTGTTAGACGTATCACATATGACTGTTAAGTCAGTTGTGCAT GTTAATGCTAGTGAGCAATTTTGTGGGGTAGCTGAAATGGTTGGACCTGTAGATTTTGAAAAGGATGCAGATTACTGGCAGCAAGATAGATGGAGTGGACAGTTTTCAGTTCGGTGGCACATCATCAAAGATGTTCCCAATATTCGTTTCCGTCACATTCTACTTGAAAGCAATGATAACAAGCCTGTTATTCACAGCCGAGATTCTCAGGAG GTGGCACTGAAAGAGGGTATTGAGATGTTGAAAGTTTTCAAGGATTATGATACACGAACATCCATCCTAgatgattttgaattttatgatGAGCGGGAGAGAGTCTTGAGGGAAAGGAAGGCCAGACAGATAGCTTCTTCAACAGCAGATGTTTCTGATTCACCTGCTGATGAGTCTGTTAATCAAATGTCTGATAGTTTTGCTCAAGCCCTCAAATTGGATGAGAGGAACAACAAAGAAGTTCCTGCAACTGAACAAGGTGGTAGCTCAAGATCAGATGCTCCACTTTCACTTTCCCATGATTCCGTGAATCAAACGTCTAATAGCTTGTCTGATAGCTTTAGTCGAGTTGTGCGGTTGGAAGAGAGTAACAATGAAGTATTAGCATCAGAGAAAGGTGGTGGACACAAAAATTGA
- the LOC115969546 gene encoding probable serine/threonine-protein kinase clkA isoform X2 — protein MATGDSNSRKDIAWKYAYLADPNKKNDLTCNFCAKVAKGGAYRLKQHLAGGFTAISSCQNCPQPVKEEVRRYMLKKKREGKKPKENDAYSEELREKACVDIARWLYEAGIPLNAVNYDSFKVAIQFIGRYGIGTKPPSYDEVRVHSTEILGTSILDAGERSVKPDKLTEQPLSPKDARTVSANPSPDAVIEGPSRDVTKQQESTEAVNFHPLNANVSHEQNVSYGGNANNNGISDGHSQHAITGAIHVESQVICNGNPSAVFNSFNHFNPQMVYGQYSSVATPLPPLTNADNTGIWDGHSQHDEENDEGYKTCDDGPLLDDDGNANNTGIWDGHSQHAITEAMHVESQVICNGNPSAVFNSFNHFNPQMVYGQYSSVATPLPPLTNANNTGIWDGHSQHDEENDEGYKTCDDGPLLDDDGNANNTGIWDGHSQHAITEAMHVESQVICNGNPSAVFNSFNHFNPQMVYGQYSSVATPLPPLTNANNTGIWDGHSQHDEENDEGYKTCDDGPLLDDDGNANNTGIWDGHSQHAITEAMHVESQVIYNDNPSAVFHSCYDFNPQMVYEQYSSVATPLPTLL, from the exons ATGGCTACTGGAGActcaaattcaagaaaagataTTGCATGGAAGTATGCGTATCTAGCtgatccaaacaaaaaaaatgatctgACTTGCAATTTTTGTGCTAAAGTTGCAAAAGGAGGGGCTTATAGACTTAAGCAACACTTGGCTGGAGGTTTTACAGCTATTTCTAGTTGTCAAAATTGCCCTCAACCTGTGAAGGAAGAAGTTCGACGAtatatgttgaaaaaaaaaagggagggcaAAAAGCCAAAGGAGAATGATGCTTACAGCGAAGAGTTGAGAGAAAAGGCTTGTGTTGATATAGCAAGGTGGCTGTATGAAGCAGGAATTCCATTAAATGCTGTTAATTATGATAGTTTCAAAGTTGCAATTCAATTCATTGGACGATATGGAATTGGTACGAAGCCCCCAAGTTACGATGAAGTGAGAGTTCATAGTACTGAGATACTTGGCACATCAATTCTGGATGCAGGAGAGAGATCTGTTAAGCCAGATAAGCTGACAGAGCAA CCACTTTCACCCAAAGATGCAAGGACTGTTTCAGCGAATCCTTCTCCGGATGCAGTCATTGAAGGGCCGTCAAGGGATGTCACCAAACAACAAGAATCTACAGAAGCAGTTAATTTCCATCCACTCAATGCCAATGTTTCTCACGAGCAAAATGTATCATATGGTG GTAATGCTAATAACAACGGTATTTCGGATGGCCATTCTCAGCATGCTATTACTGGAGCCATACATGTTGAGTCACAG GTCATCTGCAATGGTAACCCATCTGCTGTATTTAATTCCTTTAATCACTTCAATCCTCAAATGGTATATGGACAATATTCTTCAGTTGCTACACCACTGCCGCCTTTAACTAATGCTGATAACACTGGTATTTGGGATGGCCATTCTCAGCATGATGAGGAAAATGATGAGGGCTACAAAACTTGTGATGATGGTCCCTTgcttgatgatgatg GTAATGCTAATAACACTGGTATTTGGGATGGCCATTCTCAGCATGCAATTACTGAAGCCATGCATGTTGAATCACAG GTCATCTGCAATGGTAACCCATCTGCTGTATTTAATTCCTTTAATCACTTCAATCCTCAAATGGTATATGGACAATATTCTTCAGTTGCTACACCACTGCCGCCTTTGACTAATGCTAATAACACTGGTATTTGGGATGGCCATTCTCAGCATGATGAGGAAAATGATGAGGGCTACAAAACTTGTGATGATGGTCCCTTgcttgatgatgatg GTAATGCTAATAACACTGGTATTTGGGATGGCCATTCTCAGCATGCAATTACTGAAGCCATGCATGTTGAATCACAG GTCATCTGCAATGGTAACCCATCTGCTGTATTTAATTCCTTTAATCACTTCAATCCTCAAATGGTATATGGACAATATTCTTCAGTTGCTACACCACTGCCACCTTTGACTAATGCTAATAACACTGGTATTTGGGATGGCCATTCTCAGCATGATGAGGAAAATGATGAGGGCTACAAAACTTGTGATGATGGTCCCTTgcttgatgatgatg GTAATGCTAATAACACTGGTATTTGGGATGGCCATTCTCAGCATGCAATTACTGAAGCCATGCATGTTGAATCACAG GTCATCTACAATGATAACCCATCTGCTGTATTTCATTCCTGTTATGACTTCAATCCTCAAATGGTATATGAACAATATTCTTCAGTTGCTACACCACTGCCAACTTTGTTATGA